Proteins encoded together in one Pontiella desulfatans window:
- a CDS encoding sulfatase-like hydrolase/transferase → MKFFVNDNGLKDVAGFEAQAELLSELGYAGICTRPHNRTPEMLKAFDAHGLNVPATYVTLKPSDADVPEQVLKQFQALEGRDTIVWLMLLEPKASDEQAVSIIRKVCDASEKYKLPVVLYPHVGCRTSTIEECVRLIELAERPGLGVSFNLCHFLRQHDNSTIEASIREFAPYIKLVQINGADDVPKTESNWDYLIKPLGEGSLDVGRVIRTLEEIGYNGYVNLQCYRVNPPAAEHLKASMEAWKQYRGKLSITLKAGIDLWKQDHVEYVNGQELRAVVEDKHAPLYLSLDVTDVKFTDGRAPLVEFSFDYFDEGGEELTFDIDSSDPLHGPLEVPGQWRGAGGVQFLDSKTWKTKTIVVTDARFSNRLNGADIRFRMVKQPELRLRNISLKKLDALPADSGPLKQGEVPNILMVVFDDLNDYVGAFGDPNALTPNLDVFAASGMRFNRAYCQYPVCGPSRASFMTGLYPEASGVLDNSKHIRFEQPDAVNMLEYFKEAGYWTASAGKIFHSFQNVAERGISTYASDWFQNAEDPWKKKLEKQFVDEVGPVNEHREAYNVFMNEHFVNPEKYVQAIATDLKDEDHKDGRTATRISSYLKEKPFEGQPFFIACGIAKPHIPYFAPSAYFDLYPLENLMFEDVPSNDWNDKPAIAADAKYKGFGAEFGRNDRVLRAKWLQAYLACVSFADSQFGRILHALEENGHADNTIVIVFGDHGYHIGEHFMYGKVTLFEESARVPFVMRVPGKSDAGVTTESFAELIDVYPTLTELCGLETPEQVQGISLVPILGDPAAAVRDSAYTVVSRPSMLGRAIRHEQWRYAEWGGADKAELYDLEKDPREYNNLAANPEYAEVVQQLSGKLNARKP, encoded by the coding sequence ATGAAGTTCTTCGTAAACGATAATGGGTTGAAGGATGTTGCCGGCTTCGAAGCCCAGGCTGAGCTCTTAAGTGAATTGGGTTATGCCGGTATCTGCACGCGCCCTCATAACCGCACTCCTGAAATGCTAAAGGCGTTTGATGCGCATGGGCTGAACGTGCCGGCCACCTATGTTACCCTCAAGCCCTCGGACGCGGACGTTCCGGAACAGGTACTCAAGCAGTTCCAGGCCTTAGAAGGACGGGATACCATCGTATGGCTTATGCTGCTCGAACCCAAAGCCTCCGATGAACAAGCCGTTTCGATTATCCGCAAGGTTTGTGATGCATCAGAAAAATATAAGCTGCCCGTTGTGCTGTACCCGCACGTCGGTTGCCGTACGAGCACCATTGAAGAGTGTGTGCGGTTGATCGAGTTGGCTGAACGTCCCGGCCTGGGGGTGAGCTTTAATCTCTGCCATTTTCTGCGCCAGCATGACAATTCAACCATTGAGGCTTCGATCCGCGAATTTGCCCCTTATATCAAATTGGTACAGATCAATGGCGCAGACGATGTGCCGAAGACCGAATCCAACTGGGACTATCTGATCAAACCTCTGGGTGAGGGATCGCTCGATGTCGGTCGCGTTATCCGAACCTTGGAAGAGATCGGTTATAACGGATATGTGAATCTCCAGTGCTACCGGGTTAATCCGCCGGCAGCGGAGCACCTCAAAGCCTCTATGGAGGCCTGGAAGCAGTATAGGGGTAAATTATCGATTACATTGAAGGCCGGAATCGATTTGTGGAAGCAGGACCACGTTGAGTATGTGAATGGTCAGGAATTGCGGGCAGTGGTCGAAGATAAGCATGCGCCGCTTTATCTATCGCTGGATGTAACCGATGTGAAGTTTACGGATGGGAGAGCTCCTTTGGTCGAATTCAGCTTTGACTATTTTGACGAAGGAGGGGAAGAGCTTACATTCGATATCGACAGTTCCGATCCGCTGCACGGTCCGCTGGAAGTTCCGGGGCAATGGCGTGGGGCGGGCGGGGTTCAGTTTTTGGATTCCAAGACCTGGAAAACCAAAACGATTGTTGTTACGGATGCGCGGTTCAGCAACCGTCTAAACGGGGCGGACATTCGCTTCCGCATGGTGAAACAACCGGAACTGAGACTACGCAATATATCCTTGAAAAAACTCGATGCGCTGCCGGCTGATAGCGGGCCGCTAAAACAGGGTGAAGTGCCGAATATTCTGATGGTGGTGTTTGATGATCTGAATGATTATGTCGGCGCATTCGGAGATCCGAATGCCTTAACTCCGAATCTCGATGTCTTTGCTGCCTCGGGAATGCGCTTTAACCGGGCCTATTGCCAGTATCCGGTTTGCGGGCCTTCCCGTGCGTCGTTTATGACCGGGCTTTATCCGGAGGCTTCCGGGGTGCTGGATAACAGCAAACATATTCGCTTTGAACAGCCCGATGCGGTCAACATGCTTGAATATTTTAAGGAAGCCGGTTACTGGACCGCCAGTGCGGGCAAGATCTTTCACAGCTTCCAGAATGTAGCTGAACGCGGTATTTCCACCTATGCATCGGACTGGTTTCAGAATGCAGAAGATCCCTGGAAGAAAAAACTGGAAAAGCAGTTCGTTGATGAAGTGGGACCGGTCAACGAACACCGCGAAGCCTACAACGTGTTCATGAACGAGCATTTTGTGAATCCGGAAAAATACGTTCAGGCTATCGCTACAGATTTAAAAGATGAGGATCACAAGGATGGGCGGACGGCGACGCGAATTTCTTCATACCTCAAGGAGAAGCCCTTCGAAGGCCAACCGTTTTTCATAGCTTGCGGCATTGCCAAGCCGCACATTCCGTATTTTGCACCTTCAGCATATTTTGATCTGTATCCATTGGAAAATTTAATGTTTGAGGATGTTCCTTCCAATGACTGGAACGATAAGCCGGCGATCGCCGCCGACGCAAAATACAAAGGGTTCGGCGCTGAGTTCGGCAGGAATGATCGGGTTCTACGCGCAAAATGGCTTCAGGCCTATCTGGCCTGCGTGTCGTTTGCGGATTCGCAGTTCGGGCGGATTTTGCATGCGCTGGAAGAGAACGGGCATGCTGATAATACCATTGTGATCGTATTCGGAGATCATGGGTACCACATCGGTGAACATTTTATGTATGGCAAGGTGACGCTCTTCGAAGAGAGTGCGCGCGTGCCGTTTGTGATGCGTGTCCCGGGGAAAAGCGATGCCGGAGTAACGACTGAAAGTTTTGCGGAACTGATCGATGTTTACCCCACGCTCACGGAGCTTTGCGGTCTTGAAACACCGGAGCAGGTGCAGGGAATCAGCCTGGTTCCAATCCTTGGAGATCCAGCTGCAGCAGTTCGCGATTCGGCCTACACAGTCGTTTCACGGCCGAGCATGCTGGGCCGGGCTATCCGTCATGAACAGTGGCGCTATGCCGAATGGGGCGGGGCGGATAAAGCCGAGCTGTATGATTTAGAGAAAGATCCGCGGGAGTACAACAACCTCGCGGCGAATCCGGAATATGCAGAAGTGGTTCAGCAGTTATCCGGAAAACTGAATGCACGGAAACCTTAA
- a CDS encoding sulfatase family protein codes for MVDGWDGATALFTNPVVFNSTFSLTLDAITETGGGRVALAETATGGLGIQGQNSSRIDGGGLATPNVETLRIATSTGAARIGFKGVGWNNSANGVQMTASLRNHAATNAVGGISGEWLLEGFTAASGETLALSTASAQGFALTGFSFELVVPEVQPRTNALPNIVVILADDLGYSDISHNPYSAPEVSTPNIDNLISNGVWFSDAYASGNICAPSRTGFLSGCYQHRIGVHHEGDVNASSFSATFPYFPQHLKQQFDGVEDYATQFVGKWHQGRDRTATVSVDGNNNGSFTEDEFDYGLAEEATLKYNPLKRGFDQVYGFVDLGGSSYWNYGRGFFDQLYRHEFEAPIDGIDDGDALETYMTTRFTEEACGFIETQAAADKPFFVYLSYNAVHTPMEAPSTPAGLSEGDPGWFPDAEYYNTNFPNMGQTPSYVYDNMSDADKQANRAILMAMLYHMDQGIGQVVDCLTTNGVLDTTIVVFWSDNGSSQASVAANDPLRERKHFNYEGGVRVPMTISWPDGLGAYHGTTVDEPVMSIDILPTALDAAEIEPINGFSALDGKSLLPLIRGEVDAVHDSLCWSEGVDTGEYSIRQGDWKLYIDQDVYELYHLRDDVGESNDLSLVHPERVRSMRQKLYAWMDAMTTAAGDDIDERLWSTTSTPDGSSPVELQGFSVADGNFEVEFDEKVGWISGGAVVETTDSLTNGWTTVPAELVEQIDRFLDQGTYRATVPAEDPQRFMRIRAE; via the coding sequence GTGGTCGACGGCTGGGACGGTGCCACGGCGTTGTTCACCAATCCGGTGGTGTTCAATTCAACCTTCAGCCTAACCCTCGATGCCATAACCGAAACAGGCGGCGGGCGGGTGGCGCTGGCCGAAACCGCAACCGGCGGGCTGGGCATCCAGGGGCAGAATTCGAGCCGCATCGATGGCGGCGGACTCGCCACGCCCAATGTGGAAACGCTGCGCATCGCCACCTCGACGGGCGCGGCCAGGATCGGTTTCAAGGGCGTCGGCTGGAACAACTCCGCCAACGGCGTGCAGATGACCGCCTCGCTCAGGAACCACGCCGCGACGAATGCGGTCGGCGGGATTTCCGGCGAATGGTTGCTCGAAGGTTTCACCGCCGCATCGGGCGAGACGCTGGCGCTTTCGACCGCTTCCGCGCAAGGCTTTGCCCTGACCGGATTTTCGTTCGAGCTGGTGGTTCCGGAAGTGCAGCCGCGCACCAATGCGTTGCCCAACATTGTCGTGATCCTGGCCGACGACCTCGGCTATTCGGACATCAGCCACAATCCCTATTCCGCGCCGGAGGTTTCGACGCCGAACATCGACAACCTGATTAGCAACGGCGTCTGGTTTTCCGATGCCTATGCCTCCGGCAACATCTGTGCACCTTCGCGCACGGGCTTCCTTTCGGGTTGCTACCAGCACCGCATCGGCGTCCACCACGAGGGCGACGTTAACGCGTCGAGCTTCAGCGCAACCTTCCCGTATTTCCCGCAGCACCTGAAGCAGCAGTTCGACGGGGTGGAGGACTACGCCACGCAGTTCGTCGGCAAGTGGCACCAGGGGCGCGACCGCACCGCGACCGTGAGCGTTGATGGCAACAACAACGGCAGTTTTACGGAAGATGAATTCGACTATGGTTTAGCGGAAGAAGCGACCTTGAAATACAATCCGCTCAAGCGCGGGTTCGACCAAGTCTATGGCTTTGTCGATCTCGGTGGTTCCAGTTATTGGAACTATGGACGCGGTTTCTTCGATCAGCTCTACCGCCACGAATTTGAGGCGCCGATCGATGGCATCGACGATGGCGATGCGCTCGAAACCTACATGACCACGCGCTTCACCGAGGAGGCCTGCGGCTTCATCGAAACGCAGGCCGCCGCGGACAAGCCGTTCTTCGTCTACCTCTCCTACAACGCGGTGCACACGCCGATGGAGGCGCCATCCACTCCGGCGGGTTTGAGCGAAGGCGATCCCGGTTGGTTCCCCGATGCGGAATACTACAACACCAACTTCCCGAACATGGGGCAGACGCCGTCCTACGTCTACGACAACATGTCCGATGCCGATAAGCAGGCCAACCGCGCCATCCTCATGGCCATGCTCTACCACATGGATCAGGGCATCGGACAGGTGGTCGACTGCCTAACGACCAATGGGGTGCTGGACACTACCATCGTCGTCTTTTGGTCGGACAACGGGAGCTCGCAAGCCAGCGTGGCCGCAAACGATCCGCTCCGCGAGCGCAAGCACTTCAACTATGAAGGCGGCGTGCGGGTGCCCATGACCATCAGCTGGCCGGACGGCCTCGGCGCCTACCACGGAACCACGGTCGATGAGCCCGTCATGAGCATCGACATCCTGCCGACCGCACTGGATGCTGCGGAGATAGAGCCGATAAACGGTTTCAGTGCTCTTGATGGTAAGAGTCTGCTTCCGCTCATTCGCGGGGAAGTGGATGCCGTTCATGATTCTCTGTGCTGGAGCGAGGGGGTCGATACCGGCGAATACTCGATTCGTCAGGGGGACTGGAAGCTCTATATCGATCAGGATGTCTACGAGTTGTATCACCTGCGTGATGATGTTGGAGAATCCAATGATCTTTCCCTGGTTCATCCGGAGCGTGTTCGTTCCATGCGCCAGAAGCTCTATGCCTGGATGGATGCAATGACCACCGCCGCCGGGGACGACATCGACGAGCGCCTGTGGAGCACCACGTCCACGCCCGACGGATCGTCTCCGGTTGAACTGCAGGGATTCTCGGTTGCCGACGGAAACTTCGAAGTCGAGTTCGACGAAAAAGTGGGCTGGATATCCGGTGGCGCTGTGGTCGAAACGACCGACTCACTCACCAACGGCTGGACCACCGTCCCGGCGGAGTTGGTCGAGCAGATCGACCGCTTCCTCGATCAAGGCACTTACCGTGCAACCGTCCCGGCCGAGGATCCGCAGCGCTTCATGCGCATCCGGGCGGAGTAG
- a CDS encoding glycoside hydrolase family 71/99-like protein: MKYRLIVVAAGMALAVSAVEREVVLKPYDGPSKDGIDSSTLTGKVITGYQGWFNCPGDGSGLGWVHWAADKFEPGGHITVDGWPDVSEYDDDELYDTGFKYEDGTVAKVFSSHNRKTVMRHVQWMADYGIDGTFLQRFSCELPDKKLFYHRNKVLSSVREGANRYGVTYAVMYDLSGTPDDQLVSRVFGDWRMLREKMKITKDPAYQHHNGKPLVAVWGIGFNGQIKKRPDFDECKKLIKKLKDDGCSIMIGTATGWRAQDRDASQREDLHELLLMADVISPWSVGRFGTMDGAREHADTYWSKDIAWSREHDIDYMPVAFPGFSWYNLRQGKAPLAHIPRQQGQFFWKQIVENKKAGADMIYLAMFDEVDESTSIFKQSDNPPMGNGGTFLTMEGVPSDFYLRIAGKAGELFRDEIPVTDEVPVKLDQGN; the protein is encoded by the coding sequence ATGAAGTATCGATTGATAGTTGTGGCTGCAGGAATGGCTTTGGCTGTAAGCGCTGTAGAGCGGGAAGTGGTGCTGAAGCCGTATGACGGACCGAGTAAGGACGGTATCGATTCAAGCACGCTGACCGGAAAGGTTATTACGGGGTATCAGGGATGGTTCAATTGTCCGGGGGATGGATCCGGCCTGGGATGGGTTCATTGGGCCGCAGATAAATTCGAGCCCGGAGGTCACATCACGGTCGATGGCTGGCCGGATGTTTCTGAATATGACGACGATGAGCTTTACGACACCGGCTTTAAATATGAAGACGGTACGGTGGCGAAGGTCTTCAGCTCCCATAACCGGAAAACGGTGATGCGTCATGTGCAGTGGATGGCGGACTACGGAATCGATGGAACCTTTCTTCAACGTTTCTCCTGTGAGCTTCCGGATAAAAAGCTGTTCTATCACCGGAATAAAGTACTTTCCAGTGTCCGGGAAGGAGCCAACCGGTATGGGGTGACCTATGCGGTGATGTATGATCTGAGCGGTACGCCGGATGATCAACTGGTTTCCCGTGTGTTCGGCGATTGGCGCATGCTTCGTGAAAAAATGAAAATTACGAAAGATCCGGCTTATCAGCACCATAACGGCAAGCCGCTCGTTGCGGTCTGGGGTATCGGCTTTAACGGTCAGATCAAAAAACGACCCGATTTTGATGAATGCAAAAAGCTGATCAAAAAACTGAAGGACGATGGCTGCAGCATAATGATTGGCACGGCCACCGGTTGGCGGGCGCAGGATCGGGATGCCTCGCAGCGTGAAGATCTGCATGAACTGCTTTTAATGGCAGATGTGATCAGCCCCTGGAGTGTTGGCCGTTTCGGAACGATGGATGGGGCCCGGGAGCATGCAGATACCTACTGGAGCAAAGATATTGCCTGGTCACGGGAGCACGATATCGACTACATGCCGGTCGCATTTCCGGGCTTCAGTTGGTACAATCTCCGTCAAGGTAAAGCGCCACTGGCTCATATCCCGCGCCAGCAGGGACAGTTTTTCTGGAAGCAGATTGTGGAAAATAAAAAGGCCGGTGCTGATATGATCTATCTGGCAATGTTTGACGAGGTGGATGAATCCACATCGATCTTTAAACAGTCGGATAATCCGCCCATGGGCAATGGAGGAACCTTCCTCACCATGGAAGGGGTGCCAAGCGATTTTTACCTTCGTATTGCCGGTAAGGCAGGCGAACTGTTTAGAGATGAGATTCCGGTGACGGATGAAGTGCCGGTGAAGCTGGATCAGGGTAACTAA
- a CDS encoding metallophosphoesterase translates to MKITRRNFSIVTVAGWAGTFLPARALELELSRGRIIAPWRATTAIVKQGKSFEVWFDAVNGQSVESIELRSDFLSLPVKHRTTQGKWVYDEISGNTYNTQIDVQVPENVPADRYALHIKTSVGEVVSGGAVKVIREFRNEYYVLQFSDVHRWQGGYDGKHIMRKVSEILKISNIIDPEIVFETGDNMYNVIKHPEREHAYYYGFPLDGILGMNHAAGATFLVPGNHDSPSNSFTKDKNVLETARFYNRYYGLGTYNFAYGNGRYCVFNNAWGVDAVDVDGQSKRAFQWLEKAGPGNFVLGAAHIRGGEFERFDRITHVDVGICGHNHHLAPENPHPVNGTSKLFVANSVREPEHFEFNLFRVNNQTGECFPVSGNNGRCNVLQVSSREIIADSNQWKSNLELVYEAKNDGKAESNVATILNHYAFPITDAKVRFVMPKGRKYNVFGGKVEQAFDGHDYHIVDVKLDVPEDSIKTVAIESV, encoded by the coding sequence ATGAAAATCACACGCAGGAATTTTTCAATAGTCACGGTGGCAGGGTGGGCGGGGACGTTCCTGCCTGCCCGGGCTCTGGAATTGGAGCTTAGCAGAGGCCGGATTATTGCCCCATGGCGCGCAACGACGGCGATCGTTAAACAGGGAAAATCTTTTGAGGTCTGGTTCGATGCCGTCAACGGCCAAAGTGTTGAGTCCATTGAACTGCGTAGTGATTTTCTGAGCCTTCCTGTGAAGCATCGCACAACCCAAGGTAAATGGGTGTATGACGAAATTTCAGGCAACACCTATAACACCCAAATCGATGTGCAGGTTCCGGAGAATGTTCCGGCTGATCGATATGCACTGCATATCAAGACGTCCGTTGGAGAAGTGGTTTCCGGCGGTGCCGTTAAGGTGATTCGTGAATTCCGGAATGAATATTATGTGCTGCAGTTTTCCGATGTCCACCGTTGGCAGGGCGGATACGATGGAAAGCACATCATGCGGAAGGTTTCCGAGATTCTTAAGATTTCCAATATCATCGATCCGGAGATCGTATTTGAAACCGGCGATAATATGTACAACGTGATCAAACATCCGGAACGGGAGCATGCCTATTATTACGGTTTTCCACTGGATGGAATTCTCGGGATGAACCATGCCGCCGGAGCAACCTTCCTGGTGCCCGGAAACCATGATTCACCGAGCAACAGTTTCACAAAGGATAAAAACGTTCTGGAGACGGCCCGGTTTTACAATCGTTACTATGGACTGGGCACCTATAACTTTGCCTATGGAAACGGGCGCTATTGTGTGTTCAATAATGCCTGGGGCGTGGATGCTGTGGATGTTGATGGGCAGAGTAAACGAGCTTTCCAATGGTTGGAAAAAGCAGGGCCGGGCAACTTTGTACTCGGTGCCGCCCATATCCGCGGCGGGGAGTTTGAACGCTTTGACCGGATCACCCATGTTGATGTCGGCATCTGCGGGCATAACCATCATCTGGCGCCGGAAAATCCCCATCCGGTGAACGGAACGTCAAAGCTCTTCGTGGCCAACTCTGTCCGGGAACCGGAGCATTTTGAGTTCAACCTGTTCCGGGTGAACAACCAGACCGGCGAGTGTTTCCCGGTCTCTGGAAATAACGGACGCTGCAACGTGCTACAGGTCAGCTCCAGAGAAATCATTGCAGATTCCAATCAATGGAAAAGTAATCTGGAACTGGTCTACGAGGCAAAGAATGACGGCAAGGCGGAAAGCAACGTGGCCACGATCCTCAACCATTATGCGTTTCCGATAACGGACGCGAAAGTTCGGTTTGTGATGCCGAAGGGACGGAAATATAATGTATTCGGAGGCAAAGTTGAGCAGGCCTTCGATGGTCACGACTATCACATCGTGGATGTGAAACTCGATGTTCCTGAGGATAGTATAAAGACTGTCGCTATAGAGTCCGTGTAA
- a CDS encoding Gfo/Idh/MocA family protein codes for MKLSRRQMTKAGLLGSAFTFIPGCTTSKSVKYVGANEKVNLAFIGIGGRGDSLSQSFGQIEAVNMVALCDVDMGSEWTAKTEAAFPNARKFKDFRVMFDTMEKDIDAVVVCTPDHSHFPITMASMALGKHVYCEKPLARTFNEIELMMGAADRYGVATQMGNYGHSGANYFQFKAWKEAGIIKDVTHVDAYMNKWRRWHPYGNVKGFPTGEKKPATMNWDVWLGTAQYHEYSKDLHYGNWRGWYDFGTGCFGDWGAHMLDTIQRFLELGLPEKVTAKTLEGQNDFIYPMASTINFAFPARGDMPAMDIDWYDGQENLPPLPKEWGGKELDKNTPGKFIYSKDHVFYGTAHENPLQIIPYEQMRELLKAGKLPRDFGKNSDHFDNFILACKGQEETRTPFAVSGLLSQLLSLGCITQRLGGELEFDRKTKKFTNSKRANELLVDAPPRKGWEQYYKL; via the coding sequence ATGAAACTTTCAAGACGACAGATGACCAAAGCCGGACTGCTGGGCTCCGCGTTCACATTTATCCCGGGCTGCACAACAAGTAAGTCGGTTAAGTATGTCGGAGCCAACGAAAAGGTGAATCTGGCCTTTATCGGGATCGGCGGGCGTGGCGACAGCCTCAGTCAATCATTCGGTCAGATTGAAGCGGTAAACATGGTTGCGCTGTGTGATGTGGATATGGGCAGTGAATGGACCGCCAAGACCGAAGCCGCATTCCCCAACGCGCGCAAGTTTAAAGATTTTCGCGTGATGTTCGACACGATGGAAAAGGACATCGATGCCGTTGTGGTCTGCACGCCGGACCATTCCCATTTCCCGATCACCATGGCGTCCATGGCGCTGGGAAAACATGTCTATTGTGAAAAACCGCTGGCACGTACCTTTAATGAAATTGAACTGATGATGGGCGCGGCGGATCGTTATGGCGTCGCCACCCAGATGGGCAATTACGGTCACTCGGGTGCAAACTATTTTCAGTTCAAGGCCTGGAAAGAAGCGGGAATCATCAAGGATGTGACCCATGTGGATGCCTATATGAACAAATGGCGTCGCTGGCATCCGTACGGCAATGTGAAGGGCTTTCCTACCGGCGAAAAGAAACCCGCAACGATGAATTGGGATGTCTGGCTGGGTACCGCGCAGTATCATGAATATAGTAAAGATCTGCACTACGGGAACTGGCGTGGCTGGTATGATTTCGGAACCGGCTGTTTCGGTGACTGGGGCGCGCACATGCTGGATACCATTCAACGGTTCCTTGAACTGGGCCTGCCGGAAAAGGTGACGGCCAAAACCCTCGAAGGCCAGAACGACTTTATTTATCCCATGGCATCCACGATCAACTTTGCTTTCCCCGCGCGCGGTGATATGCCGGCAATGGATATCGATTGGTATGATGGACAGGAAAACCTTCCGCCGTTACCGAAGGAGTGGGGCGGTAAGGAACTGGATAAGAATACGCCCGGAAAATTTATATATTCCAAGGATCATGTTTTTTATGGAACCGCCCATGAAAATCCGCTGCAGATTATCCCGTACGAACAGATGCGGGAACTGCTGAAGGCTGGAAAGCTGCCGCGCGACTTCGGTAAAAATTCAGACCACTTCGATAACTTTATTCTGGCCTGTAAAGGACAGGAAGAAACGCGTACACCCTTTGCGGTTTCCGGATTGTTGTCCCAGTTGCTGTCACTCGGTTGCATCACGCAGCGTTTGGGCGGTGAGCTGGAGTTCGATCGTAAGACGAAAAAATTCACCAACAGCAAGCGCGCCAACGAGCTGCTGGTGGATGCACCGCCGCGAAAAGGATGGGAGCAGTACTACAAACTATAG